The Vicia villosa cultivar HV-30 ecotype Madison, WI unplaced genomic scaffold, Vvil1.0 ctg.001316F_1_1, whole genome shotgun sequence DNA segment CATGTTCCTCAAAAAGTGTTTTCCATGTTCCtaaattgaatgaaaatatgcttctTGGTCCTAAATCCAAAGAGTTTTGTAGTCTTTGTCCTTcaaaacatggtaaagcaaaacCAAGCATCAACCCAGTTTTGAGTAATGTCTCTATTAATGTATGTaagctttgtttttttttttttttggttttacaGTTGTTGAtttctaattattatttatttttgttaaattaattCTCTGTTTTTATTTTAGGCACAAGCAACAATTTGTGTTAGCAAAAATTTGAGGTGGTGGAAGAAGAACTTGAAGAGCAATATGATTGAGATCCATTCAGCTGAAGAACTTGTTCATTCTTTGGTCAATGCCGGTGATGCATTGGTTGTTTTGGATTTCTATTCACCTGGTTGTGGAGCCTGCAAAGCACTTCACCCAAAGGTATTATTTATTCCTCTACAAACACTAAGatcctcttctattttttttttaatttgtttttttttcaaatctatATATTGTACATTTGAGAAATTAGAGAAAAAATTTAGTGATTTGATATtgcataaaatattattataaaaaaataaaagaaaatgtaGTATAAGTTATTAGAGGTGTtcaaatttaatttgattaaaaaattttaaatagcttaaaaagattaaaaaccataaaaaaaattaaataatattgaatgtgtgtttatttTGTGACGAAAAGTGTTGACATCAGATTGAATTTCgaattgattttataaaattgaataaaacatattcatatcttttaatatttatttgttttatattattataatatattggattaatttattattagactatatatattttttaatattaatttttctaattctgtctaattaattttattgtttaatttatttgaaccatgatcaatcattttttattttattatattaatttttaatatattacatgatatattATACATCAAACAtactattttataatatttttagaatataataaaaattataatttacattccagatattaaaatattaatttaaattatactgcaagaaatttaatttaatcaagtcaaataaaaaaatttaatcacaCGCTCTAAACCAAATCTCacaaacattttaattttaaatagataatttttttttcaaaattggcCCAAACCACCTTAGGAATACCTTTATAAATCATTATTCCATAGTCACAATATCACTTATCAAATCATCATATCACTCACCACATCAATTTTGCAAGTggaaaaatgttagttataaaatatattagaaattaaagttattaatttaaaattaacaggactaaaattaaaataaaataatataaaaaaagtaaaattatatttaaacttTATTATTGCTAGTTTCTATTAACAATACAATTTTGTTTTTGGTGAAAACTAAACCAAGTTGATTTGTGTTCAGATATGTCAAATTGCAGAATTATATCCAAGTATAATATTTCTAAAAGTGAATTATGAAGAGCTGAGTAGCATGTGTCGAAGTTTGCACATTCATGTCTTACCATTCTTCAGATTCTACAGAGGTGCAGATGGTCGAGTTTGTAGCTTCAGCTGTACAAACACAACGGTAAAATACTATGAGTTTTGTTAAATACTCCCTCCAGCCTTATTTAGAaataaatattctctttttaggtttATTGAATACATATCTTGTCTTTTATATAAactagatacattcattattcaatgaacttaaaaaggaaaattcttgctTATAAAGCAGGTCGGAGTAATATATATCAAATTTGATGAATTTCCAGTGACACtttcaatattttcttttatggTTATGCTTCTATATACAGATAAAGAAATTCAAGGATGCCATAGCAAAACATGGAAATCAACGTTGTAGCTTAGGTGAAGCAAAAGGTCTGGATGAGTCTGAGTTGAAGGATTTGGCGTCAATTGGTGAAATAAGAATTGATTCTCCTTCGTTGTATTCTATGGAAGAGAAAATGAAGGATTTTTCTGATGTTTGGAATATGACAACAAGTAAAGATTATCACAGTGGATTTGTGACAGATATCTTATGGTAATTGTTGTGAGATTCAGATTCATTGTTTTGAAGTAGCAAGTAGGACATTGGTCTTATCCTATTAGACAACTGCATTAGATATGTGAAAAAAGTTCTTT contains these protein-coding regions:
- the LOC131634578 gene encoding thioredoxin-like 1-2, chloroplastic — its product is MACSSKSVFHVPKLNENMLLGPKSKEFCSLCPSKHGKAKPSINPVLSNVSINAQATICVSKNLRWWKKNLKSNMIEIHSAEELVHSLVNAGDALVVLDFYSPGCGACKALHPKICQIAELYPSIIFLKVNYEELSSMCRSLHIHVLPFFRFYRGADGRVCSFSCTNTTIKKFKDAIAKHGNQRCSLGEAKGLDESELKDLASIGEIRIDSPSLYSMEEKMKDFSDVWNMTTSKDYHSGFVTDILW